In Microbacterium laevaniformans, a single window of DNA contains:
- a CDS encoding alpha-ketoacid dehydrogenase subunit beta translates to MTSLTMGAALTAGLHRAMAADERVIVMGEDIGRLGGVFRITDGLLDEFGPTRVIDTPLAESGIVGTAVGLAMRGFRPVVEIQFDGFVYPAFDQIVCQVAKLHYRTRGRVHMPLTIRIPWAGGVGAVEHHSESPEAYFVHTAGLRVVAVSNPQDAYTMLQQAIASDDPVVFFEPKRLYHTKGEVDLDGDVADAAPMGLARVEREGSDVTLIAYGAQVATALDAALAAEDDGISIEVIDLRSLSPVDYRTVAASVRKTGRVVVTHEAGGEAGVGAEVIASITEQCFHYLEAPPQRVTGHDIPYPPAKLEKHHLPDLDRILDAVDRVLDRPNSLTSAAGVER, encoded by the coding sequence ATGACGTCGCTGACGATGGGCGCGGCGCTGACGGCGGGCCTGCACCGGGCCATGGCGGCCGATGAGCGCGTGATCGTCATGGGCGAGGACATCGGCCGCCTCGGCGGCGTGTTCCGCATCACCGACGGCCTCCTCGATGAGTTCGGCCCCACGCGCGTCATCGACACCCCGCTCGCAGAGTCCGGCATCGTCGGCACGGCGGTCGGACTCGCGATGCGCGGGTTCCGCCCCGTCGTTGAGATCCAGTTCGACGGGTTCGTGTACCCGGCCTTCGACCAGATCGTCTGTCAGGTGGCCAAGCTGCACTACCGCACGCGCGGGCGCGTTCACATGCCGCTGACCATCCGCATCCCCTGGGCGGGAGGCGTCGGCGCCGTCGAGCACCACTCGGAGTCGCCCGAGGCGTACTTCGTGCACACGGCGGGGCTGCGCGTGGTGGCCGTCTCGAATCCCCAGGATGCGTACACCATGCTGCAGCAGGCGATCGCGAGTGACGATCCGGTGGTCTTCTTCGAGCCCAAGCGGCTGTATCACACGAAGGGCGAGGTCGATCTCGACGGCGACGTGGCCGATGCCGCTCCCATGGGTCTCGCGCGCGTCGAGCGAGAAGGTTCCGACGTCACGCTGATCGCCTACGGCGCGCAGGTGGCGACGGCGCTGGATGCCGCGCTCGCCGCCGAGGACGACGGCATCTCCATCGAGGTCATCGACCTGCGTTCGCTCTCACCCGTCGACTACCGCACGGTCGCGGCATCCGTCCGCAAGACGGGTCGCGTCGTGGTCACGCATGAGGCCGGTGGTGAGGCCGGCGTGGGCGCCGAGGTCATCGCCAGTATCACCGAGCAGTGCTTCCACTATCTCGAAGCGCCTCCGCAGCGTGTGACGGGACACGACATCCCGTATCCGCCGGCCAAGCTGGAAAAGCACCACCTGCCCGACCTCGATCGGATCCTCGACGCCGTCGATCGCGTTCTCGACCGGCCGAACAGCCTCACGTCGGCGGCAGGGGTGGAACGATGA
- a CDS encoding dihydrolipoamide acetyltransferase family protein, which yields MIAEFLLPDLGEGLPEAEIVQWLVAQGDDVRLNQPIAEVETAKAIVELPSPFAGTVSALHAAAGDVVEVGSPLIAFEVEAPASTPGAAPEPGPAGAGRAEPEPPLPNLVGYGAAPRGTGRPQRRARAGARPDELQVTQTAAAQVMHDAPHDVVTPLRDDVGDERPRSTPPVRAYARERGVDLALVEASGVTGIIRRDDIDQFLAGRTLSAPGASPADAQRVPPAGAGRAAGDRETRLPIRGVRKHTAAAMVRSAFTAPHVTTFLEVDVTEATRFVASLRTDRRLDGHRVGIMAVAAKAVCLALRAEPTLNAAWDEEAGEIVQYHYVNLGIAAATERGLVVPHVADADSLSLIELADEIGRLAETARSGRTSPSALSGGTFSITNFGVFGIDAGTPILNPGEAGILGLGSVRRRPWEHEGDIVLRDVMTLSLSFDHRLVDGQQASRFLTAVGDILREPGRALLFG from the coding sequence ATGATCGCGGAGTTCCTCCTTCCCGACCTCGGCGAGGGGCTGCCCGAAGCGGAGATCGTGCAGTGGCTCGTCGCCCAGGGCGATGACGTGCGTCTGAATCAGCCCATCGCCGAAGTCGAGACCGCCAAGGCGATCGTCGAGCTGCCCTCGCCCTTCGCCGGCACCGTGAGCGCGCTCCACGCCGCCGCCGGCGACGTCGTGGAGGTGGGCTCTCCTCTGATCGCGTTCGAGGTCGAGGCTCCCGCGTCGACACCCGGTGCCGCGCCCGAGCCGGGGCCCGCGGGCGCCGGGCGAGCGGAGCCCGAGCCCCCGCTGCCGAACCTCGTCGGATACGGCGCTGCGCCACGCGGCACGGGACGCCCGCAGCGCCGCGCCCGCGCGGGCGCGCGCCCCGACGAGCTCCAGGTCACCCAGACGGCCGCCGCACAGGTCATGCACGACGCCCCGCATGACGTGGTGACGCCGCTGAGGGATGACGTAGGTGATGAGCGTCCGCGCTCGACTCCGCCGGTGCGCGCCTATGCACGTGAGCGCGGCGTCGACCTGGCGCTCGTCGAGGCATCCGGGGTCACCGGGATCATCCGACGCGACGACATCGACCAGTTCCTCGCCGGTCGCACCCTGAGCGCACCGGGCGCGTCGCCGGCTGATGCGCAGCGGGTGCCGCCCGCTGGGGCCGGACGGGCGGCCGGAGACCGGGAGACGCGCCTGCCGATCCGCGGCGTCCGCAAGCACACGGCCGCGGCGATGGTGCGCAGCGCCTTCACCGCCCCGCATGTCACGACGTTCCTGGAGGTCGATGTCACGGAGGCGACGCGGTTCGTCGCGAGCCTGCGCACCGACCGGCGACTGGACGGTCACCGCGTCGGCATCATGGCGGTGGCGGCGAAGGCCGTGTGTCTGGCGCTGCGTGCCGAGCCGACGTTGAACGCCGCGTGGGACGAGGAGGCCGGTGAGATCGTGCAGTACCACTACGTCAACCTCGGCATCGCCGCCGCCACGGAGCGCGGCCTCGTCGTCCCGCACGTCGCCGACGCCGACAGCCTCAGTCTGATCGAGCTCGCCGATGAGATCGGTCGTCTGGCGGAGACCGCGCGTTCGGGACGCACGAGCCCGTCCGCCCTCAGCGGCGGGACGTTCTCCATCACCAACTTCGGCGTCTTCGGGATCGACGCAGGTACGCCCATCCTCAACCCCGGCGAGGCCGGCATTCTCGGTCTGGGGTCGGTACGCCGTCGGCCCTGGGAGCACGAGGGCGACATCGTGCTGCGTGACGTGATGACGCTGAGCCTGTCATTCGACCACCGGCTGGTGGACGGTCAGCAGGCGTCGCGTTTCCTGACGGCGGTCGGTGACATCCTGCGCGAGCCGGGGCGTGCGCTGCTGTTCGGGTGA
- a CDS encoding TetR/AcrR family transcriptional regulator, producing the protein MTTHSRASRTTRERAKAERADALVEAAARLFAQHGFDGVSLEELGSAIGVSGPAVYRHFDSKRALLGAILLRASDDLLTGGRRVTAAGYDAQRCLRELVDFHVDFAVRGADVIRVQDRDLTRLSDEDRGTVRRLQREYMELWVDVLRAVHPDRGDTDLRVRAHAGFGLINSTPYVVRTRREVAVDAETDALLRQILSEMAYAALASP; encoded by the coding sequence ATGACAACGCACTCCCGGGCATCGCGCACCACTCGCGAGCGCGCCAAGGCGGAGCGTGCGGACGCACTCGTCGAGGCGGCAGCACGCCTGTTCGCCCAGCACGGGTTCGACGGCGTGAGCCTCGAAGAGCTCGGCTCGGCCATCGGCGTCAGCGGGCCCGCCGTCTACCGCCACTTCGACAGCAAGCGCGCGCTCCTCGGCGCCATCCTCCTGCGAGCCAGCGACGATCTGCTCACCGGCGGTCGCCGCGTGACGGCGGCAGGGTACGACGCCCAGCGCTGCCTCCGTGAGCTCGTCGATTTCCACGTCGACTTCGCAGTGCGAGGCGCCGATGTCATCCGCGTGCAGGACCGTGACCTCACCCGATTGAGCGATGAGGATCGCGGCACCGTCCGCCGACTGCAGCGCGAGTACATGGAGTTGTGGGTCGACGTGCTCCGCGCCGTGCACCCGGACCGCGGCGACACCGACCTGCGCGTCCGGGCCCACGCGGGGTTCGGGCTGATCAACTCCACCCCCTACGTCGTGCGCACACGTCGGGAGGTGGCGGTGGATGCCGAGACGGACGCACTCCTGCGTCAGATCCTCTCCGAGATGGCTTACGCAGCACTCGCCAGCCCCTGA
- a CDS encoding acyl-CoA dehydrogenase family protein, with protein sequence MAILDPHDYGLSDEERELAGMVRAFADERVAPQAYEADRTKTLPLDIVAEMGEMGLFGLPFPEDVGGQGGDYTALGLAIEALARVDQSIAITLEAGVSLGAMPVYRFGSDRQRKALLPDLLAGRALAGFGLTEPEAGSDAGATRTTARLEGGEWVIDGAKQFITNSGTAITRFVTVTAVTGHSGARKEISTIIVPSGTPGFTVGPAYDKVGWHASDTHPLSFSGARVPAENLLGERGRGFANFLSILDEGRIAIAALATGAAEGCLEAALDYAGSRIVFAEPLGSRQSIQFLLARMQQRVHLSRLAWLHAVRLRDAGRPFATAAALAKLTAGEAAMDNARDATQIFGGNGFMNEYPVARHYRDAKILEIGEGTTEVQLLLIARALGLTSLGSGARPAR encoded by the coding sequence ATGGCGATCCTCGACCCCCACGACTACGGATTGAGCGACGAAGAGCGGGAGTTGGCGGGGATGGTCCGTGCCTTCGCCGACGAGCGAGTCGCACCGCAGGCCTATGAAGCCGACCGCACCAAGACCCTGCCGCTGGACATCGTCGCCGAGATGGGGGAGATGGGGCTGTTCGGACTCCCTTTCCCCGAAGACGTCGGCGGCCAGGGCGGCGACTACACCGCGCTCGGGCTCGCGATCGAGGCCCTGGCCCGCGTCGACCAGTCGATCGCGATCACGCTCGAGGCCGGCGTCAGCCTCGGCGCCATGCCCGTGTACCGTTTCGGCAGCGACAGACAGCGAAAGGCGCTCCTTCCCGACCTGCTGGCCGGGCGTGCGCTCGCCGGATTCGGTCTCACCGAACCCGAAGCAGGATCGGATGCCGGCGCGACCCGCACCACCGCTCGTCTCGAAGGCGGCGAGTGGGTCATCGATGGAGCCAAGCAGTTCATCACGAACTCCGGCACGGCCATCACGCGCTTCGTCACCGTCACGGCGGTGACCGGCCACAGCGGCGCGCGCAAAGAGATCTCCACGATCATCGTGCCCTCCGGAACCCCCGGCTTCACGGTGGGCCCGGCGTACGACAAAGTGGGGTGGCACGCGTCCGACACCCATCCGCTGAGCTTCTCGGGCGCCCGCGTCCCGGCGGAGAACCTGCTCGGCGAGCGCGGCCGCGGCTTCGCCAACTTCCTCAGCATCCTCGACGAGGGCCGCATCGCCATCGCGGCTCTGGCCACCGGCGCGGCGGAGGGCTGTCTGGAGGCGGCGCTGGACTACGCCGGCAGTCGCATCGTGTTCGCCGAACCGCTGGGTTCGCGCCAGTCGATCCAGTTCCTGCTGGCACGGATGCAGCAGCGCGTGCATCTGTCGCGCCTGGCGTGGCTGCACGCCGTGCGCCTGCGTGATGCCGGACGGCCCTTCGCGACTGCTGCCGCGCTGGCCAAGCTCACGGCGGGGGAGGCGGCGATGGACAATGCGAGGGATGCGACGCAGATCTTCGGTGGCAACGGCTTCATGAACGAGTACCCCGTCGCGCGCCACTACCGCGATGCGAAGATCCTCGAGATCGGCGAGGGGACCACCGAGGTGCAGCTCCTCCTGATCGCTCGTGCCCTCGGACTGACCAGCCTCGGATCGGGCGCGCGACCGGCCCGGTAG
- a CDS encoding HpcH/HpaI aldolase/citrate lyase family protein yields the protein MTADFTLGPALLFCPADRPERFEKALDRADGVILDLEDAVAPADKVAARVALIDSQLDPERVIVRVNALGSAEIVSDLASLSQTDYRRVMVAKAESATAISRIDPRFDVIALCETARGIVAAEKIAAQDNVVALMWGAEDLVASLGGTSSRTPKGRYRDVARAARSRLLLAAGAAGIAAIDAVHLDIADEKGLAKEARDAAASGFRATACIHPAQVPTIRAAYRPDPDTLTWARDVLDAAVGERGAFAFRGRMIDEPVLRHARTLLARGM from the coding sequence ATGACCGCCGACTTCACCCTCGGACCCGCTCTGCTGTTCTGCCCGGCTGATCGTCCGGAACGCTTCGAGAAGGCCCTCGATCGCGCCGATGGCGTCATCCTCGACCTCGAAGACGCTGTCGCACCCGCCGACAAGGTGGCGGCGAGGGTCGCGCTGATCGACTCACAGCTCGACCCCGAGCGCGTCATCGTCCGAGTGAATGCCCTCGGGTCCGCCGAGATCGTCTCCGACCTCGCCTCGCTCTCGCAGACCGATTACCGCCGCGTGATGGTCGCCAAGGCGGAATCGGCGACGGCGATCTCCCGCATCGACCCGCGGTTCGACGTCATCGCGCTGTGCGAGACCGCTCGCGGCATCGTCGCGGCCGAGAAGATCGCCGCTCAGGACAACGTCGTCGCCCTCATGTGGGGCGCGGAGGACCTCGTCGCTTCGCTCGGAGGGACATCCAGTCGCACGCCGAAGGGGCGCTACCGCGATGTCGCACGTGCCGCCCGTTCGCGTCTTCTGCTGGCGGCGGGAGCGGCGGGTATCGCGGCGATCGACGCGGTGCACCTCGACATCGCCGACGAGAAGGGGCTGGCGAAGGAGGCGCGGGATGCCGCCGCGAGCGGCTTTCGGGCCACCGCGTGCATTCATCCGGCGCAGGTCCCGACGATCCGGGCCGCCTACCGGCCCGACCCCGATACGCTCACCTGGGCCCGCGACGTGCTGGATGCCGCCGTCGGCGAGCGTGGCGCCTTCGCGTTCCGTGGTCGGATGATCGACGAACCGGTGCTGCGTCACGCCCGCACCCTCCTCGCCCGCGGAATGTGA
- a CDS encoding histidine phosphatase family protein — MTTLILVRHGETDWNATRRIQGSTDIPLNDTGRAQAREVAERLQQELSAVGPVVVASSDLSRAVETARIIAATLAVPAPRTYRQLRERSYGIAEGASVEEFRDRWGSWAEAEVPEAETWPQVRRRALAGLQRAVRDARRDAAPQAPTVVVVSHGALIREVIRHASAGAFPLEGERLANASTHRFLVERDRLSVQSYAAIPMT; from the coding sequence GTGACGACCCTCATCCTCGTGCGCCACGGCGAGACCGACTGGAACGCGACGAGACGCATCCAGGGCTCCACCGACATCCCCCTCAACGACACCGGCCGCGCTCAGGCGCGAGAGGTCGCCGAGCGACTTCAGCAGGAGCTCTCGGCGGTCGGGCCCGTGGTCGTCGCCTCGAGCGACCTGTCGCGCGCCGTCGAGACCGCTCGGATCATCGCCGCCACTCTGGCAGTGCCGGCGCCGCGAACCTACCGGCAGCTGCGCGAACGTTCGTACGGCATCGCCGAGGGCGCGAGCGTCGAGGAGTTCCGCGACCGGTGGGGATCGTGGGCCGAGGCAGAGGTGCCGGAGGCGGAGACCTGGCCGCAGGTGCGCCGCCGCGCGCTCGCGGGTCTCCAGCGCGCCGTCCGGGACGCCCGCCGCGACGCCGCACCGCAGGCGCCCACCGTGGTCGTCGTCTCCCACGGCGCCCTCATCCGCGAGGTCATCCGGCACGCGTCTGCCGGTGCGTTCCCGCTCGAGGGCGAGCGTCTGGCCAACGCGTCCACGCATCGCTTCCTCGTGGAGCGCGACCGTCTCAGCGTGCAGTCCTACGCCGCGATCCCGATGACCTGA
- a CDS encoding Sir2 family NAD-dependent protein deacetylase: protein MSTLLDHSHEAVPHLDPETADAVERAVDALSGRRIAVLTGAGVSTDSGIPDYRGKGAPTRTPMTAQQFLSSASSRRRYWVGSHLGWRAFAAAQPNDGHLALAELESRGIASGVITQNVDGLHVRAGSRRVVELHGTMRRVLCTHCGQVFDRRDLAARVEADNPWITVPDAVELGPDGDVLPSSSDGFVVPDCSVCHGMLKPDVVFFGEYIPVAKFTEAEQLVQTSEALVIAGSSLVVNSGIRLLERARRRKLPVVIVNRGQTRGDARATVKIDAGTTEVLRAFARALPAAR, encoded by the coding sequence ATGTCGACGCTGCTGGATCACTCGCACGAGGCCGTACCGCACCTCGATCCGGAGACCGCGGATGCCGTCGAGCGCGCTGTGGATGCCCTCTCGGGTCGGCGCATCGCAGTGCTCACCGGCGCGGGTGTGTCGACGGACTCCGGCATTCCCGACTACCGCGGCAAGGGCGCTCCCACACGCACCCCGATGACGGCGCAGCAGTTCCTCTCCAGTGCGTCCTCTCGCCGACGGTACTGGGTCGGCAGTCACCTGGGATGGCGCGCTTTCGCCGCCGCGCAGCCGAACGACGGCCATCTCGCCCTCGCCGAGCTGGAGAGCCGCGGTATCGCGAGCGGGGTCATCACCCAGAACGTGGACGGCCTGCACGTGCGCGCGGGCAGCCGCCGTGTCGTCGAACTGCACGGCACGATGCGCCGCGTGCTCTGCACGCACTGCGGGCAGGTGTTCGATCGCCGCGACCTGGCGGCGCGCGTCGAGGCGGACAACCCCTGGATCACGGTGCCGGATGCCGTCGAGCTCGGCCCCGACGGCGACGTCCTCCCCTCCTCGAGCGACGGCTTCGTCGTGCCGGATTGCAGCGTGTGCCACGGGATGCTCAAGCCCGACGTCGTCTTCTTCGGCGAGTACATCCCCGTCGCCAAGTTCACCGAGGCCGAGCAGCTGGTACAGACCAGCGAGGCCCTCGTCATCGCCGGCTCGTCTCTCGTCGTCAACTCCGGCATCCGACTGCTCGAGCGCGCCCGACGTCGCAAGCTCCCGGTCGTGATCGTCAACCGCGGCCAGACACGCGGCGATGCGCGGGCGACGGTCAAGATCGACGCGGGCACGACCGAGGTGCTGCGCGCGTTCGCCCGCGCGCTGCCGGCGGCGCGCTGA
- a CDS encoding TrmH family RNA methyltransferase — protein sequence MPVVRIDDPTDDRLADYRDLTDVALRRVLEPAGGLYIAESSKVIARAVAAGHRPRSLLVQQKWLDDTAHLAGDAPVYLVDDDVAERLTGYAVHRGALAAMHRPSLPPVEEAVAGARLVLVLEDIVDHTNVGAAFRAAAGLGADAVLVTQRCADPLYRRSVRVSMGTVFQVPWTRLPDEADGGWSAGRDLLHDAGLHLAALALADDAVALDAFAAARPPQVALLMGAEGDGLSRRALAAADTVVTIPMTGGVDSLNVAAAAAVALWALR from the coding sequence ATGCCTGTCGTGCGCATCGACGATCCGACCGATGACCGTCTCGCGGACTACCGCGACCTGACCGACGTCGCCCTGCGGCGTGTGCTGGAGCCCGCGGGCGGTCTGTACATCGCCGAGTCGTCGAAGGTGATCGCCCGCGCCGTCGCCGCGGGCCACCGGCCACGATCCCTGCTGGTGCAGCAGAAGTGGCTGGACGATACGGCGCACCTCGCCGGTGACGCCCCCGTCTACCTGGTCGACGACGACGTGGCCGAGCGACTCACCGGCTACGCCGTGCACCGCGGAGCACTCGCGGCGATGCACCGGCCGTCTCTGCCGCCCGTCGAGGAGGCCGTCGCCGGTGCGCGCCTGGTTCTCGTCCTGGAGGACATCGTCGACCACACCAATGTCGGCGCGGCGTTCCGCGCGGCCGCCGGGCTCGGCGCCGACGCCGTGCTGGTCACGCAGCGCTGCGCCGACCCGCTCTACCGTCGGAGCGTTCGCGTCAGCATGGGGACGGTGTTCCAGGTGCCGTGGACCCGTCTGCCCGACGAGGCGGACGGGGGCTGGAGCGCGGGCCGCGACCTGCTGCACGATGCCGGGCTCCACCTGGCCGCCCTCGCGCTCGCCGACGATGCGGTCGCCCTCGACGCGTTCGCCGCCGCTCGTCCGCCGCAGGTCGCGCTGCTCATGGGCGCCGAAGGCGACGGGCTCTCGCGGCGCGCGCTGGCCGCGGCCGACACGGTCGTCACGATCCCGATGACCGGCGGCGTCGACTCCCTCAACGTCGCGGCGGCCGCGGCCGTGGCGCTCTGGGCCCTGCGCTAA
- a CDS encoding SGNH/GDSL hydrolase family protein yields MRRNEATPDEHRSPYIPNESAHPWRRMVSIGDSFTEGIGDPIPGTADDHRGWADRVAEVLAAQVDDFAYANLAVRGKLIAQIMADQVEPALALNPDLITFSAGGNDVLRPNGDPDAVAQQFEDAVARLSSQGATLLVFTGVDTEFTPVFRGIRGRVAIYNENIRAIADRYDCIVADQWALKEVQDMRFFDDDRLHYNALGHHEIARMVLRALNVPNELQPMQPDPLPQLTWREARTNDLVWARTHFVPWVLRRLRHQSSGDNITAKRPEPLPVTVEAPARDRTAGPGRQA; encoded by the coding sequence ATGCGCAGGAACGAAGCCACCCCCGACGAGCACCGTTCGCCGTACATCCCCAACGAGAGCGCGCACCCCTGGCGTCGCATGGTCTCGATCGGCGACTCCTTCACCGAAGGCATCGGCGACCCCATTCCCGGCACGGCCGACGACCATCGGGGGTGGGCCGACCGCGTCGCCGAGGTGCTCGCCGCCCAGGTGGACGATTTCGCCTACGCCAACCTCGCCGTCCGGGGCAAGCTGATCGCGCAGATCATGGCCGATCAGGTCGAGCCCGCGCTCGCACTCAACCCCGACCTCATCACGTTCTCCGCCGGCGGAAACGACGTCCTGCGTCCCAACGGAGACCCGGACGCCGTGGCGCAGCAGTTCGAGGATGCCGTCGCCCGGCTGAGTTCGCAGGGTGCGACGCTTCTCGTCTTCACCGGTGTGGACACCGAGTTCACGCCGGTGTTCCGCGGCATCCGCGGGCGCGTCGCCATCTACAACGAGAATATCCGGGCGATCGCCGACCGCTACGACTGCATCGTGGCTGACCAGTGGGCGCTGAAGGAGGTGCAGGACATGCGATTCTTCGACGACGATCGCCTGCACTACAACGCGCTCGGCCATCACGAGATCGCCCGCATGGTGCTGCGTGCGCTCAACGTGCCGAACGAACTGCAGCCGATGCAGCCCGACCCCCTGCCGCAGCTCACCTGGCGCGAGGCGCGCACCAACGACCTCGTCTGGGCGCGCACGCACTTCGTTCCCTGGGTGCTGCGTCGCCTTCGCCATCAGTCCTCGGGCGACAACATCACCGCGAAGCGCCCCGAGCCGCTGCCGGTCACCGTCGAGGCTCCGGCCCGCGACCGCACCGCGGGCCCCGGTCGGCAGGCTTAG
- a CDS encoding DEAD/DEAH box helicase, which yields MDGTDERGQEHFGSFAAEHLSPAFPQRAPWGTAQNLRAWQAEALEAYFSADGPDGVGSGPRDFLAAATPGAGKTTFALRLASELLRRGIVDRLVVVAPTEHLKTQWADAAARVGIRLDPRFTNRQSAPARHFHGVAVTYAQVAVKASVHQRLTMDARTLVILDEVHHGGDALSWGDALREAYGRATRRLLLSGTPFRSDTAPIPFVEYHPNEKGIRLSRTDYNYGYGRALADGVVRPVLFLVYAGKMRWRTKAGDELEAHLGQDNTKDVTAQAWRTALDPEGDWIPAVLRSADRRLSEVRQDVPDAGGLVIATDQTAARAYAAILREITGEAPTVVLSDDKAASGRIETFGTATTRWMVAVRMVSEGVDVPRLAVGVYATSASTPLFFAQAIGRFVRARRRGESASVFLPNVPVLLTLAGEMERERDHALDREGGDDDGLEDTLLAEAEREDKASDELEQEFSYQALGSVAHFDRVLYDGKEFGQLAVPGTPEEEEFLGLPGLLEPEHVHELLMQRQSRQSRHRRAREAKEGAAVTEAPDAESTLPPALHRTLREQRQLLNSLVGLYARQSGEPHGAVHAELRRICGGPEVARATVAQLQARIEVLRSRVRS from the coding sequence GTGGACGGGACGGACGAGCGAGGACAGGAGCACTTCGGCAGCTTCGCCGCCGAACACCTTTCGCCCGCCTTCCCGCAGCGCGCCCCCTGGGGAACGGCGCAGAATCTCCGCGCGTGGCAGGCCGAAGCGCTCGAGGCGTACTTCTCCGCCGACGGACCAGACGGCGTGGGTTCCGGCCCACGCGACTTCCTCGCCGCCGCGACCCCGGGCGCCGGCAAGACGACCTTCGCGCTGCGTCTGGCGAGTGAACTGCTGCGCCGCGGCATCGTGGACCGCCTCGTCGTGGTCGCGCCCACCGAGCACCTGAAGACCCAGTGGGCAGATGCGGCAGCTCGTGTCGGCATCCGACTCGACCCGCGGTTCACCAACCGTCAGAGCGCGCCCGCTCGTCATTTCCACGGCGTCGCCGTCACCTACGCTCAGGTCGCCGTGAAGGCGTCGGTGCATCAACGTCTGACGATGGACGCGCGCACGCTCGTGATCCTCGACGAGGTGCACCACGGCGGTGACGCGCTCAGCTGGGGCGATGCGCTGCGCGAGGCATACGGTCGCGCGACGCGCCGCCTCCTGCTGTCGGGCACACCGTTTCGCAGCGACACGGCACCGATCCCGTTCGTCGAGTACCACCCGAACGAGAAGGGCATCCGCCTCTCGCGCACCGACTACAACTACGGCTACGGGCGCGCGCTCGCGGACGGCGTCGTGCGTCCCGTGCTGTTCCTCGTCTACGCCGGCAAGATGCGCTGGCGCACGAAGGCCGGCGACGAGCTGGAAGCCCACCTCGGTCAGGACAACACCAAGGACGTGACCGCCCAAGCCTGGCGCACCGCCCTCGATCCGGAGGGCGACTGGATCCCCGCCGTGCTCCGCAGCGCCGACCGCCGGCTGAGCGAGGTGCGCCAGGACGTCCCGGATGCCGGGGGACTGGTGATCGCCACGGATCAGACGGCGGCGCGCGCGTACGCCGCGATCCTGCGCGAGATCACCGGCGAGGCGCCGACCGTCGTGCTCTCCGACGACAAGGCCGCCTCGGGCCGCATCGAGACGTTCGGCACGGCGACGACCCGTTGGATGGTCGCCGTGCGCATGGTGTCCGAAGGCGTCGACGTTCCTCGCCTCGCGGTCGGTGTCTATGCCACGAGCGCGTCGACGCCGCTGTTCTTCGCGCAGGCGATCGGCCGCTTCGTGCGGGCCAGGCGCCGGGGCGAGTCGGCATCCGTCTTCCTTCCCAACGTGCCGGTGCTGCTCACGCTCGCCGGGGAGATGGAGCGCGAGCGCGACCACGCCCTCGACCGCGAGGGCGGCGACGACGACGGGCTCGAAGACACCTTGCTCGCCGAGGCGGAACGAGAGGACAAGGCCTCCGACGAACTCGAGCAGGAGTTCTCCTATCAGGCGCTCGGTTCGGTCGCCCACTTCGACCGTGTGCTCTACGACGGCAAGGAGTTCGGTCAGCTGGCGGTGCCGGGAACGCCCGAGGAGGAGGAGTTCCTGGGCCTTCCGGGACTGCTCGAGCCCGAGCACGTCCACGAACTGCTCATGCAGCGCCAGTCCCGCCAGAGCCGGCACCGCCGCGCCCGCGAGGCGAAGGAGGGTGCGGCGGTCACCGAGGCACCGGATGCCGAGTCGACACTGCCGCCGGCGCTGCACCGCACGCTGCGCGAACAGCGTCAGCTGCTCAACAGCCTCGTCGGTCTCTACGCGCGCCAGAGCGGAGAGCCGCACGGGGCCGTGCACGCGGAACTCCGCCGGATCTGCGGGGGACCCGAGGTCGCGCGAGCGACGGTGGCACAACTGCAAGCGCGGATCGAGGTGCTGCGCTCGCGCGTGCGCTCCTGA
- a CDS encoding SRPBCC family protein: MSREYAFTSHWLVPVSAEECWRLCERSLTTGVVAWWPAVRVEPQPHLPTPGDVVRLQVRSPWGYRLRVALTITAATPPRLLAAASTGDLAGRGSLRLTPEGGAAGARTGLTWVWEVALVRRWMRVASPVLRPAFAAAHAIVMRRGERGLLAEIARGSDVRNAGNPGDRESPGTTRG; the protein is encoded by the coding sequence ATGTCGCGGGAGTACGCCTTCACTTCGCACTGGCTCGTGCCGGTGTCCGCCGAGGAGTGCTGGCGCCTGTGCGAGCGGAGTCTGACGACGGGCGTCGTCGCGTGGTGGCCGGCCGTCCGCGTCGAGCCCCAGCCCCACCTGCCCACGCCCGGCGACGTCGTGCGGCTGCAGGTGCGCAGCCCGTGGGGGTATCGTCTGCGGGTCGCGCTCACGATCACCGCCGCTACGCCGCCCCGACTGTTGGCGGCCGCGAGCACGGGCGACCTGGCCGGTCGGGGGAGTCTCCGGCTCACGCCCGAAGGCGGCGCCGCCGGTGCGCGGACGGGGCTCACGTGGGTGTGGGAGGTGGCCCTCGTCCGCCGGTGGATGCGGGTGGCGAGCCCCGTTCTGCGGCCCGCGTTCGCTGCCGCGCACGCGATCGTGATGCGCCGCGGCGAGCGCGGACTCCTGGCCGAGATCGCGCGGGGTTCGGACGTCCGAAATGCTGGCAATCCCGGCGATCGGGAGTCACCCGGCA